A portion of the Osmerus mordax isolate fOsmMor3 chromosome 22, fOsmMor3.pri, whole genome shotgun sequence genome contains these proteins:
- the glsa gene encoding glutaminase a isoform X1: MLHFRSSIALKELFQSHLKRPLTGIAGLGKKSSPSTAYCFSTACRDVRSVTNVKYPWSALGGWRPSRYTTKIHGTKALCSHSGTGPLSEDVSKDAATEKRRKAGILPSLEDLLFYTIAEGQEKIPAHKFTTALKATGLRTGDPRLKECMEMLKVTLKTTSDGALDRHLFKKCVQSNIVLLTQAFRKKFVIPDFMSFASHVDELYDSAKNLKGGQVADYIPQLSRFSPDLWAVSLCTVDGQRHTVGDTKVPFCLQSCVKPLKYAIAVHDHGTEYVHRFIGKEPSGLRFNKLFLNEEDKPHNPMVNAGAIVCTSLIKQGASNAEKFDYVMNFMNKLAGNEYVGFSNATFQSERESGDRNFAIGYYLKEKKCFPEGTDMTSILDFYFQLCSIEVTCESASVMAATLANGGFCPITGERVLSPESVRNTLSLMHSCGMYDFSGQFAFHVGLPAKSGVAGGILLVVPNVMGVMCWSPPLDKLGNSVRGIQFCTDLVSLCNFHNYDNLRHFAKKLDPRREGGDQRVKSVINLLFAAYTGDVSALRRFALSSMDMEQRDYDSRTALHVAAAEGHGEVVRFLLEACKVNPVPRDRWGNTPMDEAVHFGHHDVVTILKDYHTKYSPQEAADKDKETAEKNLDGLL; this comes from the exons ATGTTACATTTTCGGTCTTCGATAGCGCTCAAGGAGTTGTTTCAATCCCATCTGAAGCGCCCTTTAACAGGTATAGCCGGACTCGGAAAAAAATCGTCACCATCCACTGCGTATTGTTTTAGCACCGCCTGTAGAGATGTCAGGTCGGTGACAAACGTCAAGTACCCGTGGAGCGCGCTTGGTGGATGGCGACCTTCACGCTACACCACAAAGATCCATGGAACTAAAGCTCTGTGTTCCCATAGCGGTACTGGTCCGTTATCCGAAGATGTCAGCAAGGATGCCGCTACAGAAAA GAGAAGGAAGGCAGGCATCCTGCCCAGTCTGGAGGATCTGCTGTTCTACACCATCGCTGAGGGCCAGGAAAAAATCCCCGCTCACAAATTCACCACA GCACTGAAAGCCACTGGCCTGCGCACCGGTGACCCCCGTCTGAAAGAATGTATGGAGATGCTGAAGGTCACCTTGAAGACCACCTCGGATGGCGCCCTCGACCGCCACCTCTTCAAAAA GTGCGTCCAGAGCAACATCGTGCTGCTCACTCAGGCGTTCCGGAAGAAGTTTGTCATCCCTGACTTCATGTCCTTCGCCTCTCACGTCGACGAGCTCTATGACAGCGCCAAAAACCTCAAGGGGGGACAG GTTGCTGACTACATTCCCCAGCTGTCCAGGTTCAGCCCAGACCTGTGGGCAGTGTCCCTCTGCACTGTGGACGGACAAAG ACACACTGTGGGCGACACCAAAGTCCCCTTCTGCCTGCAGTCGTGCGTCAAGCCCCTGAAATACGCCATCGCCGTGCACGACCATGGCACCGAGTACGTGCACCGCTTCATCGGGAAGGAGCCCAGCGGCCTGCGCTTCAACAAGCTCTTCCTGAACGAGGAAG ACAAACCTCACAACCCTATGGTTAACGCCGGCGCTATCGTCTGCACGTCTCTCATTAAG CAAGGGGCAAGCAATGCGGAAAAGTTTGATTAT GTCATGAACTTCATGAATAAACTGGCTGGAAATGAGTATGTGGGGTTCAGCAACGCCAC GTTCCAGTCcgagagggagtcaggagatCGGAACTTTGCCATCGGCTACTACCTGAAGGAGAAGAAG TGCTTTCCAGAAGGGACGGACATGACCTCCATCCTGGATTTCTACTTCCAG cTGTGCTCCATCGAGGTGACCTGCGAGAGTGCCAGCGTCATGGCGGCCACCCTGGCCAACGGGGGCTTCTGTCCAATCACGGGCGAGCGCGTGCTGAGTCCCGAGTCAGTGCGCAACACCCTCAGCCTCATGCATTCCTGCGGCATGTACGACTTCTCTGGACAGTTTGCGTTCCAC gTGGGACTACCGGCTAAGTCAGGCGTGGCAGGGGGCATCCTGCTCGTAGTTCCCAATGTGATGGGCGTCATGTGCTGGTCCCCCCCTCTGGATAAGCTGGGCAACAGCGTACGGGGAATACAGTTCTGCACG GATCTGGTGTCTCTCTGCAACTTCCACAACTACGACAACCTGAGGCACTTTGCCAAGAAGCTGGACCCTCGTAGGGAGGGCGGAGACCAGAGG GTGAAGTCTGTCATCAATCTCCTGTTTGCTGCCTATACCGGAGATGTGTCTGCACTGAGGAG gTTCGCTCTGTCCTCCATGGACATGGAGCAGAGAGACTACGACTCCAGGACGGCCCTTCACGTGGCGGCAGCTGAGG GACATGGTGAGGTGGTGCGTTTTCTACTGGAGGCTTGCAAGGTCAACCCAGTGCCCAGGGACAG GTGGGGCAACACACCTATGGATGAAGCGGTGCACTTCGGCCACCATGACGTGGTGACCATCCTAAAGGACTACCACACCAAGTACAGTCCCCAAGAGGCAGCCGACAAGGACAAGGAGACCGCAGAGAAGAACCTGGACGGCCTGCTGTGA
- the glsa gene encoding glutaminase a isoform X2, translated as MLHFRSSIALKELFQSHLKRPLTGIAGLGKKSSPSTAYCFSTACRDVRSVTNVKYPWSALGGWRPSRYTTKIHGTKALCSHSGTGPLSEDVSKDAATEKKAGILPSLEDLLFYTIAEGQEKIPAHKFTTALKATGLRTGDPRLKECMEMLKVTLKTTSDGALDRHLFKKCVQSNIVLLTQAFRKKFVIPDFMSFASHVDELYDSAKNLKGGQVADYIPQLSRFSPDLWAVSLCTVDGQRHTVGDTKVPFCLQSCVKPLKYAIAVHDHGTEYVHRFIGKEPSGLRFNKLFLNEEDKPHNPMVNAGAIVCTSLIKQGASNAEKFDYVMNFMNKLAGNEYVGFSNATFQSERESGDRNFAIGYYLKEKKCFPEGTDMTSILDFYFQLCSIEVTCESASVMAATLANGGFCPITGERVLSPESVRNTLSLMHSCGMYDFSGQFAFHVGLPAKSGVAGGILLVVPNVMGVMCWSPPLDKLGNSVRGIQFCTDLVSLCNFHNYDNLRHFAKKLDPRREGGDQRVKSVINLLFAAYTGDVSALRRFALSSMDMEQRDYDSRTALHVAAAEGHGEVVRFLLEACKVNPVPRDRWGNTPMDEAVHFGHHDVVTILKDYHTKYSPQEAADKDKETAEKNLDGLL; from the exons ATGTTACATTTTCGGTCTTCGATAGCGCTCAAGGAGTTGTTTCAATCCCATCTGAAGCGCCCTTTAACAGGTATAGCCGGACTCGGAAAAAAATCGTCACCATCCACTGCGTATTGTTTTAGCACCGCCTGTAGAGATGTCAGGTCGGTGACAAACGTCAAGTACCCGTGGAGCGCGCTTGGTGGATGGCGACCTTCACGCTACACCACAAAGATCCATGGAACTAAAGCTCTGTGTTCCCATAGCGGTACTGGTCCGTTATCCGAAGATGTCAGCAAGGATGCCGCTACAGAAAA GAAGGCAGGCATCCTGCCCAGTCTGGAGGATCTGCTGTTCTACACCATCGCTGAGGGCCAGGAAAAAATCCCCGCTCACAAATTCACCACA GCACTGAAAGCCACTGGCCTGCGCACCGGTGACCCCCGTCTGAAAGAATGTATGGAGATGCTGAAGGTCACCTTGAAGACCACCTCGGATGGCGCCCTCGACCGCCACCTCTTCAAAAA GTGCGTCCAGAGCAACATCGTGCTGCTCACTCAGGCGTTCCGGAAGAAGTTTGTCATCCCTGACTTCATGTCCTTCGCCTCTCACGTCGACGAGCTCTATGACAGCGCCAAAAACCTCAAGGGGGGACAG GTTGCTGACTACATTCCCCAGCTGTCCAGGTTCAGCCCAGACCTGTGGGCAGTGTCCCTCTGCACTGTGGACGGACAAAG ACACACTGTGGGCGACACCAAAGTCCCCTTCTGCCTGCAGTCGTGCGTCAAGCCCCTGAAATACGCCATCGCCGTGCACGACCATGGCACCGAGTACGTGCACCGCTTCATCGGGAAGGAGCCCAGCGGCCTGCGCTTCAACAAGCTCTTCCTGAACGAGGAAG ACAAACCTCACAACCCTATGGTTAACGCCGGCGCTATCGTCTGCACGTCTCTCATTAAG CAAGGGGCAAGCAATGCGGAAAAGTTTGATTAT GTCATGAACTTCATGAATAAACTGGCTGGAAATGAGTATGTGGGGTTCAGCAACGCCAC GTTCCAGTCcgagagggagtcaggagatCGGAACTTTGCCATCGGCTACTACCTGAAGGAGAAGAAG TGCTTTCCAGAAGGGACGGACATGACCTCCATCCTGGATTTCTACTTCCAG cTGTGCTCCATCGAGGTGACCTGCGAGAGTGCCAGCGTCATGGCGGCCACCCTGGCCAACGGGGGCTTCTGTCCAATCACGGGCGAGCGCGTGCTGAGTCCCGAGTCAGTGCGCAACACCCTCAGCCTCATGCATTCCTGCGGCATGTACGACTTCTCTGGACAGTTTGCGTTCCAC gTGGGACTACCGGCTAAGTCAGGCGTGGCAGGGGGCATCCTGCTCGTAGTTCCCAATGTGATGGGCGTCATGTGCTGGTCCCCCCCTCTGGATAAGCTGGGCAACAGCGTACGGGGAATACAGTTCTGCACG GATCTGGTGTCTCTCTGCAACTTCCACAACTACGACAACCTGAGGCACTTTGCCAAGAAGCTGGACCCTCGTAGGGAGGGCGGAGACCAGAGG GTGAAGTCTGTCATCAATCTCCTGTTTGCTGCCTATACCGGAGATGTGTCTGCACTGAGGAG gTTCGCTCTGTCCTCCATGGACATGGAGCAGAGAGACTACGACTCCAGGACGGCCCTTCACGTGGCGGCAGCTGAGG GACATGGTGAGGTGGTGCGTTTTCTACTGGAGGCTTGCAAGGTCAACCCAGTGCCCAGGGACAG GTGGGGCAACACACCTATGGATGAAGCGGTGCACTTCGGCCACCATGACGTGGTGACCATCCTAAAGGACTACCACACCAAGTACAGTCCCCAAGAGGCAGCCGACAAGGACAAGGAGACCGCAGAGAAGAACCTGGACGGCCTGCTGTGA
- the stat1a gene encoding signal transducer and activator of transcription 1a: MAQWIQLQQLDSKYLEQVDQLYDDSFPMDIRQYLSKWIESIDWDNVAVQDSLATVRFHDLLAQLDDQHSRFALENNFLLQHNIRKIKRNLQDRFQEDPVHMAMIISRNLKEEQKILENAKSIETNEESSPSNMVVEKLKLDNKVKEMKNKVQETDQHIKSLEDLQDDHDFKFNSLKNREHEINGVAQKELEHEKMLIGKMVFELKFRREEVVQQLAEVLNIIEVVQNDLISEELPEWKHRQQIACIGGSPNACLDQLQNWFTAVAECLQQLRQQLKKLQELEQKYTYERDPITQQKGFLEGRTLTLFRTLIEHSLVVERQPCMPTHPQRPMVLKTQVQFTVKLRFLVKLQEFNYQLKVKAVFDKDVTEKKGFRKFNILGTNTKIMNMEECNGSLAAEFRHLQLKEQKVAGNRTNEGPLIVTEELHAICFESVLSQSGLDIKLETISLPIVVISNVSQLPSGWASILWYNMLTTEPKNLKFFLSPPSATWSQLSKVLSWQFSSVTKRGLSAEQLDMLADKLLGAKAARNPEGLIPWNKFCKSVSEKSFPFWLWIEGILDLIKRHLLSLWNDGCIVGFVSKEREKAMLTDKCPGTFLLRFSESSREGAITFTWVDHDVNYKPVFHAVEPYTKKELTAVSLPDIIRKYKVMAAENIPENPLRFLYPNIPKDKAFGKFYARAEASEPMDVESPFVSGYMKTELISISEVPPSQLHDNMMPMSPEVYGELSQIVSTTQIDEVTRDLHEDYTMYAE, encoded by the exons ATGGCCCAGTGGATCCAGCTACAGCAACTGGACTCAAAGTACCTGGAGCAAGTGGACCAGCTGTACGATGACTCATTCCCAATGGACATACGACAATATCTCAGCAAGTGGATAGAGAGCATTGACTG GGACAATGTGGCTGTTCAAGACTCCTTGGCAACTGTTCGCTTCCACGACCTCCTGGCTCAACTTGACGACCAGCACAGTCGCTTTGCTCTGGAGAACAACTTTCTGCTTCAACACAACATTCGCAAGATCAAGAGAAACCTCCAA GACCGGTTTCAAGAGGACCCTGTTCACATGGCCATGATTATATCCAGAAATCTGAAAGAGGAGCAGAAGATCCTAGAAAATGCCAAGAGTATTGAG aCTAATGAGGAAAGCTCCCCATCTAACATGGTAGTAGAAAAACTAAAGCTGGACAACAAAGTTAAGGAGATGAAAAACAAGGTGCAG GAGACAGATCAGCATATCAAATCCCTTGAGGACCTGCAAGATGATCATGACTTCAAGTTCAATTCCCTGAAGAACAGAG AACATGAAATCAATGGAGTAGCTCAAAAGGAGCTAGAGCATGAAAAGATGCTTATTGGAAAAATGGTCTTTGAGTTGAAATTCAGGAGAGAG GAAGTGGTGCAGCAGCTGGCGGAGGTTCTGAACATAATCGAGGTGGTCCAAAATGACCTGATCTCCGAGGAACTCCCAGAATGGAAACATCGGCAGCAAATTGCCTGCATCGGCGGCTCGCCCAACGCCTGTCTGGACCAGCTGCAGAACTG GTTCACGGCGGTGGCGGAGTGCCTGCAGCAGTTGAGGCAGCAGCTGAAGAAGCTTCAGGAGCTGGAGCAGAAGTACACCTACGAGAGGGACCCCATCACCCAGCAGAAGGGCTTCCTGGAGGGACGCACCCTGACGCTCTTCAGGACCCTTATAGAACA CTCCCTGGTGGTGGAAAGACAGCCCTGCATGCCTACTCACCCACAGAGGCCTATGGTGCTGAAAACACAAGTGCAGTTCACTGTGAAGCTCCG ATTTCTTGTGAAACTACAGGAGTTCAACTACCAGCTCAAAGTGAAAGCTGTCTTTGACAA GGATGTTACAGAGAAGAAGGG CTTTCGCAAGTTCAACATATTgggaacaaacacaaaaatcatgaacatggaggAGTGTAATGGCAGTTTGGCTGCAGAATTCCGCCATTTG CAACTGAAAGAACAGAAAGTAGCTGGCAACAGAACAAATGAG gGCCCTCTGATTGTAACAGAAGAACTGCACGCCATCTGCTTCGAGTCTGTTCTCAGCCAGTCAGGCCTGGATATCAAACTCGAG ACCATCTCCTTGCCTATCGTGGTTATCTCCAACGTGAGCCAGCTGCCCAGTGGCTGGGCCTCCATCCTGTGGTACAACATGCTGACCACCGAACCCAAG AACCTGAAGTTTTTCCTGAGCCCGCCCTCAGCCACCTGGAGCCAGCTGTCCAAGGTGCTGAGCTGGCAGTTTTCCTCGGTCACCAAGCGGGGACTCAGCGCAGAGCAGCTCGACATGCTGGCGGACAAGCTCCTGG GAGCAAAAGCGGCAAGGAATCCGGAGGGTCTAATCCCATGGAATAAGTTCTGTAAG AGCGTGAGTGAGAAGAGCTTTCCTTTCTGGCTGTGGATCGAGGGGATCCTGGATCTCATCAAGAGACACCTGCTCTCCCTGTGGAACGATGG CTGTATTGTGGGCTTTGTCAGCAAGGAGCGAGAGAAAGCAATGCTTACCGACAAGTGTCCCGGAACCTTCCTGCTGCGCTTCagtgagagcagcagagagggagCCATCACCTTCACCTGGGTGGACCATGACGTCAACT ATAAGCCTGTCTTCCATGCTGTGGAGCCCTACACCAAGAAGGAGCTCACAGCCGTGTCTCTGCCGGACATCATCCGCAAGTACAAGGTGATGGCTGCAGAGAACATCCCGGAGAACCCGCTGCGGTTCCTCTACCCGAACATCCCCAAGGACAAGGCTTTTGGGAAGTTCTACGCCAGGGCTGAGG CATCAGAGCCAATGGATGTGGAGTCTCCCTTTGTGTCAGGCTACATGAAGACCGAACTCATATCTATCTCAGAAGT TCCCCCATCTCAGCTTCACGACAATATGATGCCCATGTCACCTGAGGTTTATGGGGAATTGTCGCAGATTGTAAGCACAACACAAATCGATGAAGTG ACCCGTGATCTTCATGAAGACTATACG ATGTATGCTGAATAG
- the mstna gene encoding myostatin a: protein MRFLLCLGLFGLVSIIAMEINKNTTRQPGVGVQGGEQCSTCEFREQSRLLRLHSIKSQILSILRLEQAPNISRDMIRQLLPKAPPVTQLLDQYDHRVEDEDHAATETIITMAKKYDLNTQLAGMPPCCFFTLSPKIEFKNILSAQLWVYLRLSDRVSSVFLQISQLKPSKDVKTRVRIRSLKIDVDAGTSFWQSLDIKLLLQVWLGQSDTHYGIEIKAIDPQGEDLAVTSAEYGEEGLQPFIKVKVLENTKRSRRDTELHCDEESSEIRCCRYPLTVDFEDFGWDWIIAPKRYKANYCSGECEYMHLQKYPHTHLVNKVHRRGTAGPCCTPTKMSPINMLYFNRMEQIIYGTIPSMVVDHCGCS, encoded by the exons ATGCGTTTTCTGCTTTGTCTGGGTCTGTTTGGTTTAGTCTCCATCATAGCCATGGAGATTAATAAAAACACTACACGCCAGCCTGGTGTTGGCGTGCAAGGAGGTGAACAATGCTCAACTTGCGAGTTCAGGGAACAGAGCAGGCTCTTGAGACTTCACAGCATTAAATCCCAGATACTCAGTATACTTAGGCTCGAACAAGCCCCAAACATCAGCCGAGATATGATCAGACAACTTCTACCGAAAGCACCTCCGGTGACACAACTCCTGGACCAGTACGACCATCGCGTGGAAGATGAAGACCATGCTGCCACTGAAACTATTATAACCATGGCCAAGAAGT ATGACCTCAATACCCAGTTAGCTGGAATGCCACCTTGTTGTTTTTTCACGCTTAGTCCcaagattgaatttaaaaacaTATTAAGCGCGCAATTATGGGTTTACCTGCGACTGAGTGACCGAGTCTCATCCGTTTTCTTGCAAATATCTCAGCTAAAACCATCAAAAGATGTGAAGACGCGCGTTCGCATTCGATCTTTGAAGATCGACGTAGATGCTGGGACAAGTTTTTGGCAAAGTTTAGATATTAAACTTTTACTTCAAGTCTGGCTTGGTCAGTCAGATACGCATTATGGGATTGAGATCAAAGCTATTGACCCGCAAGGAGAGGATTTAGCGGTCACCTCAGCGGAGTATGGTGAAGAAGGGTTG CAACCCTTTATCAAGGTAAAGGTTCTGGAGAACACAAAGCGATCACGGAGGGACACTGAACTGCATTGTGATGAAGAGTCGTCAGAAATCCGTTGCTGCAGGTACCCGCTCACTGTGGACTTTGAAGACTTTGGCTGGGACTGGATTATTGCCCCAAAACGCTACAAGGCCAACTACTGTTCTGGAGAGTGTGAGTATATGCACCTGCAGAAGTACCCCCACACTCATCTGGTGAACAAGGTCCACCGCAGAGGGACTGCAGGACCCTGCTGTACCCCCACCAAGATGTCCCCAATCAACATGCTCTACTTTAACCGCATGGAGCAGATCATCTACGGCACGATCCCCTCCATGGTGGTGGACCACTGTGGTTGCTCCTAA
- the ftcd gene encoding formimidoyltransferase-cyclodeaminase → MAKLVECVPNFSEGCNKQVIDAIAEAISTTDGCSLLDVDPGSSTNRTVYTFVGSPEAVVEGALNAARAAFPLIDMTKHSGEHPRTGAMDVCPFIPVQNVTMEDCVNCANIFAERLTEVLHVPVYLYGEAARKENRTSLPSVRAGEYEALAEKLKMAEWAPDYGPATFIPSWGATVTGARKFLIAYNVNLLSTKEQAHRIALDIREQGRGKEQPGLLKKVQGMGWYLEESNIAQVSTNILDYELTPVHTVYEEICSISKDLNLPVVGSQIVGLVPLKALLDCADFYIQKDSLFIVEEEHKVRLVISKLGLDSLGAFNPKDRIIEYMVDSTQDDKRLVSLSLQQFVRSVGARTAAPGGGSVSAAVAAMGAALGAMVGQMTYGKRQFEGLDGVMRTLIPPFHQAMNELLVMVDSDSMAFNSYMAALKMPRNTKDEVKRRQAAMQEGLKKAVGVPLSLAQKVNLLWPCLKEMVLHGNVACKSDLQVAAKALETAVFGAYYNVTINLKDIQDDYFKTTTQQKASALLLVARESASAVLDAADRRE, encoded by the exons ATGGCAAAGCTGGTAGAATGTGTGCCTAACTTCTCGGAGGGCTGTAACAAACAG GTGATTGATGCCATTGCAGAGGCCATTTCCACGACAGATGGCTGCAGTCTGCTGGATGTGGACCCAGGGTCTTCCACTAACCGTACCGTCTACACCTTTGTGGGCTCGCCTGAGGCTGTGGTGGAGGGGGCGCTAAACGCCGCCCGGGCTGCCTTCCCTCTCATAGACATGACCAAACACTCAG GAGAGCATCCGCGGACAGGAGCCATGGACGTGTGCCCTTTCATCCCTGTCCAGAACGTCACTATGGAGGACTGTGTCAATTGTGCCAATATCTTTGCCGAGCGGTTAACAGAAGTGCTGCATGTACCTG TCTACCTGTATGGAGAAGCTGCGAGAAAAGAAAACAGGACCTCTCTTCCATCTGTCCGCGCTGGAGAATATGAGGCCTTGGCTGAGAAA CTGAAGATGGCAGAGTGGGCCCCTGACTATGGTCCTGCCACATTTATCCCCTCCTGGGGAGCTACAGTCACCGGGGCACGCAAGTTCCTCATTGCCTACAACGTGAACCTCCTCAGCACCAAGGAACAAGCCCATCGGATCGCTCTGGACATTAGGGAACAGGGACGAGGAAAAGAGCAG CCAGGTCTTCTGAAGAAGGTCCAGGGCATGGGCTGGTACCTGGAGGAATCGAACATAGCCCAGGTGTCCACCAACATCCTGGATTATGAGCTGACACCCGTCCACACTGTTTACGAGGAGATCTGCAGCATTTCCAAG GACCTAAATCTGCCCGTGGTCGGCTCCCAGATCGTAGGCCTTGTTCCACTAAAAGCCTTGCTTGACTGTGCGGACTTCTACATCCAGAAAGACAGTCTGTTCATAgtggaggaggaacacaaaGTCCGGCTG GTCATCAGTAAACTTGGACTTGATTCTCTTGGGGCTTTCAACCCTAAGGACAGGATAATAGA GTACATGGTGGACAGTACTCAGGACGACAAGCGTTTGGTGTCTCTGTCGCTGCAGCAGTTCGTACGCAGTGTCGGGGCCAGAACTGCTGCTCCCGGGGGAGGGTCTGTCTCTGCCGCTGTCGCTGCCATG GGGGCTGCCCTGGGAGCCATGGTGGGCCAGATGACCTATGGGAAGAGGCAGTTTGAGGGTCTGGACGGGGTGATGAGGACACTgatccctcccttccaccagGCCATGAATGAGCTGCTGGTCATGGTGGACTCTGACTCTATGGCCTTTAATAGCTACATG GCAGCGTTGAAAATGCCAAGAAACACTAAAGATGAAGTCAAAAG GAGACAGGCTGCTATGCAAGAGGGTCTCAAGAAAGCTGTCGGGGTCCCCTTGTCACTGGCCCAAAAAGTGAACCTTCTGTGGCCTTGTCTGAAAGAAATGGTTCTCCATGGAAACGTAGCCTGCAAGTCAGACCTGCAG GTGGCAGCCAAAGCCCTGGAAACAGCTGTTTTTGGAGCCTACTACAATGTCACAATCAACCTCAAAGACATCCAAGATGATTATTTTAAGACGACT ACTCAACAGAAGGCCTCAGCTCTGCTTCTGGTGGCTAGAGAGAGTGCTTCTGCAGTCCTGGATGCAGCTGACAGGAGAGAATGA
- the cnot9 gene encoding CCR4-NOT transcription complex subunit 9 produces MLATGAAVTTALAQVDREKIYQWINELSSPETRENALLELSKKRESVPDLAPMLWHSCGTIAALLQEIVNIYPSINPPTLTAHQSNRVCNALALLQCVASHPETRSAFLTAHIPLFLYPFLHTVSKTRPFEYLRLTSLGVIGALVKTDEQEVINFLLTTEIIPLCLRIMESGSELSKTVATFILQKILLDDTGLAYICQTYERFSHVAMILGKMVLQLSKEPSARLLKHVVRCYLRLSDNSRAREALRQCLPDQLKDTTFAQVLKDDTTTKRWLAQLVKNLQEGQVTDPRGIPLPPQ; encoded by the exons ATGCTGGCTACAGGAGCA GCTGTAACCACGGCGCTGGCGCAAGTGGATAGGGAAAAGATCTATCAGTGGATAAACGAACTGTCCAGCCCAGAGACCCGCGAGAATGCCCTGCTCGAACTCAGTAAAAAGCGAGAATCTGTCCCGGATTTGGCACCCATGCTGTGGCACTCTTGTGGGACCATAGCTGCACTCCTGCAG GAGATTGTGAATATCTATCCCTCCATCAACCCCCCCACGCTTACAGCGCACCAGTCCAACCGGGTGTGTAATGCCCTCGCCCTTCTGCAGTGTGTAGCCTCTCATCCAGAAACAAG ATCAGCGTTCCTCACGGCGCACATCCCTCTTTTCCTGTATCCGTTTTTACACACTGTGAGCAAAACGCGGCCCTTTGAATACCTCCGACTAACCAGTCTAGGAGTCATAG GCGCATTGGTAAAAACAGATGAACAGGAGGTGATCAACTTCCTGTTGACAACAGAGATCATTCCACTGTGTCTACGGATTATGGAGTCAGGCAGTGAGCTGTCCAAAACG GTTGCAACTTTCATACTACAGAAAATACTCCTGGATGACACGGGACTTGCATATATTTGTCAAACTTATGAACGCTTCTCCCATGTTGCCATGATACTT GGCAAGATGGTTCTTCAGCTCTCGAAAGAGCCCTCTGCTCGTCTACTGAAGCATGTCGTACGTTGTTATCTACGCCTTTCTGACAACTCCAG AGCCAGAGAGGCCCTTCGCCAGTGTCTTCCAGACCAGCTCAAAGACACCACTTTTGCCCAGGTTCTGAAAGACGACACCACCACCAAGCGCTGGCTGGCACAGCTGGTCAAAAACTTGCAGGAGGGACAGGTCACAGACCCAAGGGGCATCCCCTTACCACCACAGTAG